The following DNA comes from bacterium.
ACGGAATTGAAGAACATCAACAGCTTCCGGTTCATTGCGCGCGCGATCGAATACGAGGCCGCGCGGCAGTGGGATGCCCTGGAGCACGGCGAGGCGATCGTGCAGGAGACGCGCCTGTACGACGCGGAAAAGGGCCGCACCTACTCGATGCGCGGCAAGGAAGAGGCGCACGACTACCGCTACTTCCCGGACCCGGATCTTCTGCCGCTCATCGTCGAGGACGATCTCATCGAGGTGCAGCGCGCGGCACTTCCGGAACTTCCCTGGCACACGCACAAACGCTTTGTCGAGAAGCTTGGCTTGTCGGCGTACGACGCCGCGGTGCTGACCGGCGACGATGCACTGGCGGATTATTTTGAAGCGGTGCTCAAATGCGACGTGCCCGCCAAGCTCGCCGCGAACTGGGTGTCGTCGGAACTTCTCGGCGCGCTCAAGCAGCGCGATCTCGACCTGGAAAGCTCGCCAATCCCGCCGGCGCGCCTGGCGGGCCTCGTGGCGCTCATCGCGTCGGACAAGATCACGGGCCGCATCGCGAAAGACGTGCTCTCGCGCATGTTCGAGTCGGACAAATCCGCGGAAGACATCGTGGCCGAACTCGGCGTGACGCAGATCGCCGACGAGAGCGAAATCGAAAAGGTCGTCGACGAGGTCATCGCCGAAAGCCCGATGCAGGTCGAACAGTACCGCGCGGGCAAGCAGCAGGTGTTCGCCTATTTCGTCGGGCAGGTCATGAAGAAAACGCGCGGCCAGGCGAACCCGAAGATCACGCAGGCGCTGTTGAAGAAGAGGCTGGAAGGCTGAAAGGCTAAAAAGGCTGGAAGGTCATCGCGAATCGCGTATGACGTTGGTGATTTCATTGTATCGCTCGCGCGAATTGTCATCCCGCGATTTGTCATCCCGCGATTTGTCATCCTGAGCGAAGCGAAGGATCTGGCCGGCCCTGGCCGACGCGTTCTATTCAACGCACATCTGCGCGCCGTGCCCACAATAATTTACGCCGGTCGCTACTCCATCGATAAAAAGATTTCTTGACCTTTGTCCGGGACAGGAATACTCATGATCGCTGAATGAAATGCGATTGGGGGTTGGGTATGTTCGTCCGATATCCCGTTCGGGGCGCATGGCGGCCTTCTCTTGTCCTTTTTCTGATTACCTTCTTGCTGACACTGATGGTTCTCGCCTCGTGCGGGCGCGTGGGCATCGTGGACAAGCCGGGGCCGGAGTACAGCTACGAAGATCTGTACGGCGGCGGCGACGCCGAGCGCGATGCGTCCGGCGAGGGCGATCCCGTCGACGACGATGACGACGACGACGACGGCGGAGATGACGATGACGGCGGAGATGACGACGATGGCGGAGATGATGATGATGATGACGACGACGGTGACGACGATGACGGCGACGATGACGACGATGACGACGATGACGGCGATGACGGCGACGATGACGACGATGCCATCGATGACGATGACGATTTCGCCAACGACATGAGTTGCGCCGAGGTCGGCGAGGGCATGTTTCTGGATTGCGGAATTTCGTTTCGGGATCCCGACGGCAATCTGCTTGACGAAGACACGCTGCGGGAATGGTGCGAACTCTCCGAGGATTGGATCCATGACGCCGGCGCCAAGACCG
Coding sequences within:
- the gatB gene encoding Asp-tRNA(Asn)/Glu-tRNA(Gln) amidotransferase subunit GatB codes for the protein MSARPYDIVIGLEVHVQLATRTKAFCACPTAFGEPENTQVCPVCLGMPGSLPVMNKRVVEMAVALGLATGCAINRESVFARKNYFYPDLPKGYQISQYDRPLCEHGKLPVVVGDTLREFGITRIHIEEDAGKSMHGGGGSLIDYNRTGVPLLEVVSEPDFRDVEEVTAYLKTMRRLVRRLGISDGNMEEGSLRCDANVSVRPTPADPFGTRTELKNINSFRFIARAIEYEAARQWDALEHGEAIVQETRLYDAEKGRTYSMRGKEEAHDYRYFPDPDLLPLIVEDDLIEVQRAALPELPWHTHKRFVEKLGLSAYDAAVLTGDDALADYFEAVLKCDVPAKLAANWVSSELLGALKQRDLDLESSPIPPARLAGLVALIASDKITGRIAKDVLSRMFESDKSAEDIVAELGVTQIADESEIEKVVDEVIAESPMQVEQYRAGKQQVFAYFVGQVMKKTRGQANPKITQALLKKRLEG